In Tachysurus vachellii isolate PV-2020 chromosome 12, HZAU_Pvac_v1, whole genome shotgun sequence, the following are encoded in one genomic region:
- the LOC132854610 gene encoding GDP-L-fucose synthase-like isoform X1, whose product MIRKLFTSGKCEMERDSGKMRVMVTGGTGLVGKAIEKVLNEEGGARDGEEWIFLSSKDANLMDVEETKAVFQKHRPTHVIHLAAMVGGLFKNMRQNLSFWRNNLYINDNVLQTAHEFAVKKVVSCLSTCIFPDNTTYPIDETMIHNGPPHESNFGYSYAKRMIDVHNRAYFKQYGQKYTAVIPTNVFGPHDNFNIEDGHVLPGLIHKTYIAQKEGTALQVWGSGRARRQFIYSHDLARLFLWVLREYDEVEPIILSVGEEDEVSIKEAADAVVEALEFKGKVVYDTSKADGQFKKTASNAKLRKYHPDFTFTPFNKAIKETCEWFVANYDMARK is encoded by the exons ATGATTAGGAAACTTTTCACGTCAGGAAAGTGTGag ATGGAGAGAGATTCTGGAAAGATGCGTGTTATGGTGACCGGTGGCACTGGGCTGGTGGGCAAAGCCATAGAGAAGGTGTTGAATGAGGAAGGAGGAGCAAGAGATGGAGAAGAATGGATCTTCCTTTCATCCAAAGATGCCAACTTAAT GGATGTAGAAGAGACAAAAGCTGTGTTCCAGAAACATCGTCCAACACATGTCATTCATCTGGCAGCCATGGTGGGCGGTCTCTTTAAAAACATGAGACAGAACCTTAGCTTTTGG AGAAACAACCTCTACATCAATGACAACGTGCTACAGACAGCTCACGAGTTTGCCGTGAAAAAAGTCGTGTCCTGCCTTTCTACCTGCATCTTCCCAGACAATACCACGTACCCCATTGATGAGACTATG atTCACAATGGCCCACCTCACGAATCCAACTTCGGTTATTCTTATGCTAAACGAATGATTGATGTCCACAACAG ggCATATTTTAAACAGTACGGTCAAAAGTACACCGCCGTCATCCCCACAAACGTCTTTGGTCCCCATGACAACTTCAACATAGAGGATGGCCATGTTCTCCCAGGACTCATACACAAGACCTACATAGCACAAA agGAGGGGACGGCTCTGCAGGTCTGGGGTTCTGGCCGTGCACGACGACAGTTTATTTATTCGCATGATTTGGCTCGACTCTTTCTTTGGGTACTCCGGGAATACGATGAAGTGGAACCAATCATATTGTCAG TGGGAGAGGAAGACGAAGTGTCAATCAAAGAAGCTGCAGATGCCGTAGTCGAAGCTTTGGAGTTCAAAGGGAAAGTTGTC TATGATACAAGTAAAGCTGACGGGCAGTTCAAGAAAACAGCCAGCAACGCTAAACTCCGCAAATACCATCCTGACTTCACCTTCACTCCTTTCAACAAAG ccatcAAGGAGACCTGCGAATGGTTTGTGGCCAATTATGACATGGCACGCAAATAA
- the LOC132854610 gene encoding GDP-L-fucose synthase-like isoform X2 has protein sequence MERDSGKMRVMVTGGTGLVGKAIEKVLNEEGGARDGEEWIFLSSKDANLMDVEETKAVFQKHRPTHVIHLAAMVGGLFKNMRQNLSFWRNNLYINDNVLQTAHEFAVKKVVSCLSTCIFPDNTTYPIDETMIHNGPPHESNFGYSYAKRMIDVHNRAYFKQYGQKYTAVIPTNVFGPHDNFNIEDGHVLPGLIHKTYIAQKEGTALQVWGSGRARRQFIYSHDLARLFLWVLREYDEVEPIILSVGEEDEVSIKEAADAVVEALEFKGKVVYDTSKADGQFKKTASNAKLRKYHPDFTFTPFNKAIKETCEWFVANYDMARK, from the exons ATGGAGAGAGATTCTGGAAAGATGCGTGTTATGGTGACCGGTGGCACTGGGCTGGTGGGCAAAGCCATAGAGAAGGTGTTGAATGAGGAAGGAGGAGCAAGAGATGGAGAAGAATGGATCTTCCTTTCATCCAAAGATGCCAACTTAAT GGATGTAGAAGAGACAAAAGCTGTGTTCCAGAAACATCGTCCAACACATGTCATTCATCTGGCAGCCATGGTGGGCGGTCTCTTTAAAAACATGAGACAGAACCTTAGCTTTTGG AGAAACAACCTCTACATCAATGACAACGTGCTACAGACAGCTCACGAGTTTGCCGTGAAAAAAGTCGTGTCCTGCCTTTCTACCTGCATCTTCCCAGACAATACCACGTACCCCATTGATGAGACTATG atTCACAATGGCCCACCTCACGAATCCAACTTCGGTTATTCTTATGCTAAACGAATGATTGATGTCCACAACAG ggCATATTTTAAACAGTACGGTCAAAAGTACACCGCCGTCATCCCCACAAACGTCTTTGGTCCCCATGACAACTTCAACATAGAGGATGGCCATGTTCTCCCAGGACTCATACACAAGACCTACATAGCACAAA agGAGGGGACGGCTCTGCAGGTCTGGGGTTCTGGCCGTGCACGACGACAGTTTATTTATTCGCATGATTTGGCTCGACTCTTTCTTTGGGTACTCCGGGAATACGATGAAGTGGAACCAATCATATTGTCAG TGGGAGAGGAAGACGAAGTGTCAATCAAAGAAGCTGCAGATGCCGTAGTCGAAGCTTTGGAGTTCAAAGGGAAAGTTGTC TATGATACAAGTAAAGCTGACGGGCAGTTCAAGAAAACAGCCAGCAACGCTAAACTCCGCAAATACCATCCTGACTTCACCTTCACTCCTTTCAACAAAG ccatcAAGGAGACCTGCGAATGGTTTGTGGCCAATTATGACATGGCACGCAAATAA